The Lycium barbarum isolate Lr01 chromosome 9, ASM1917538v2, whole genome shotgun sequence genome has a segment encoding these proteins:
- the LOC132609123 gene encoding protein RETICULATA-RELATED 6, chloroplastic yields MKAHTSFRSLHLHVPPATLLRPHRLNFPGGLVHEHSHVSISVRCSTDNSDEVILKRNTSATRRNVLLMPLLTIGLYSLRSAIARADDKPPPEITPQPPPDYPPPVKTEEAINSRIYDATVIGEPLALGKDKKKVWEKLMNARVVYLGEAEQVPTRDDKEVELEIVKNLRKRCADAEKSISLALEAFPSNLQQQLNQYMARKIDGESLKSYVAHWPTQYWQEYEPLLTYCRDNGVRLVACGLPLEVLRTVQAEGIRGLSKADHKKYAPPAGSGFISGFTSMSRRSSVDVNMLNQPTPFGPSSYLSAQARVVEEYNMSQIVLKTVTDDGAAGLLVVVTGASHVMYGSRGTGVPARISRKIQKKNQIVILLDPERQWLRREGEVPVADFLWYSAARPCSRNCFDRAEIARVMNAAGRRREALPQDLQNGLDLGLVSPEVLQNFFDLEQYPFISDLTDRFQGFRERLLADPKFLHRLAIEESISITTTLFAQYEKRKQNFVEELDYVITDTLRGIVVDFFTVWLPAPTISFLPVANDVDAPESIEVLKGLLGSIPDNAFQKSLVGRDWNVSHRVASVIVGGLKLAGVGFISSIGAVASSNILFAMRKALNPTFTTVQKNKRSPILKTALVYSSFLGTSANLRYQVIAGLVEHRISDLFSDQTLLVNMLSFVVRTINSYWGTQQWIDLARLTGLQARKREQVSDLAPDSANPAAVGCNTPEDTNTDEINNQ; encoded by the exons ATGAAGGCCCACACCTCTTTTAGATCACTTCACTTACATGTCCCACCGGCAACTCTACTCCGGCCACATAGACTTAATTTCCCCGGTGGCTTAGTTCACGAGCATAGCCACGTCAGCATTTCAGTCCGTTGTTCTACCGATAACTCCGACGAAGTAATTCTGAAGCGAAACACCTCAGCTACAAGGCGTAATGTACTTCTCATGCCTCTTCTCACCATCGGACTTTATTCTCTCCGTTCTGCAATTGCCAGAGCTGACGACAAACCACCCCCTGAAATTACGCCGCAACCTCCGCCGGATTATCCGCCGCCTGTTAAGACGGAGGAAGCGATAAATTCGAGGATTTATGATGCGACGGTAATTGGAGAGCCTTTAGCTTTAGGGAAGGATAAGAAGAAGGTATGGGAGAAGCTTATGAATGCTAGAGTTGTGTATTTAGGTGAAGCTGAGCAAGTTCCAACTCGAGATGATAAGGAAGTGGAACTTGAGATTGTGAAGAATTTGAGGAAGAGATGTGCTGATGCTGAGAAGTCGATTTCGTTGGCTTTAGAAGCATTTCCCTCTAATTTACAACAACAGCTCAATCAATACATGGCTAGAAA GATTGATGGAGAGAGTTTGAAATCCTATGTAGCACATTGGCCAACTCAATATTGGCAGGAGTATGAACCCTTATTGACTTATTGTCGCGACAATGGGGTTCGGCTGGTCGCATGTGGTTTGCCTCTAGAG GTTCTACGAACAGTTCAAGCAGAAGGTATTCGGGGGCTTTCAAAAGCTGATCATAAGAAATATGCTCCTCCAGCTGGTTCTGGTTTCATCTCAGGCTTTACGTCTATGTCACGCAGATCATCCGTTGATGTAAATATGCTGAACCAGCCTACTCCTTTTGGACCAAGCTCATATCTCTCTGCACAAGCAAGAGTTGTTGAGGAGTACAACATGTCCCAGATAGTTTTAAAAACAGTGACGGATGATGGAGCGGCCGGTCTGCTTGTAGTTGTCACAGGTGCCAGCCATGTCATGTATGGATCAAGAGGGACCGGGGTGCCTGCTAGAATTTCAAGGAAGAtacaaaagaaaaatcaaattgtCATACTACTTGACCCTGAAAGACAATGGCTAAGGAGGGAGGGAGAAGTTCCTGTTGCTGATTTCCTGTGGTACTCTGCAGCTAGACCTTGTAGCAGAAATTGTTTTGATCGTGCAGAAATTGCCCGTGTGATGAATGCAGCTGGCAGGAGACGAGAAGCCTTACCTCAG GACCTCCAAAATGGACTAGATCTTGGCCTGGTATCCCCGGAAGTGCTGCAGAACTTTTTTGATCTAGAGCAATATCCTTTCATTTCAGATTTAACAGATCGCTTTCAG GGTTTTAGAGAGAGATTGTTGGCCGATCCTAAATTTCTACATCGATTAGCTATTGAAGAATCTATATCAATAACAACTACTCTCTTCGCACAGTATGAGAAGCGTAAACAGAATTTTGTTGAAGAGCTTGATTATGTTATTACAGACACTCTCAGGGGTATAGTTGTGGATTTTTTCACAGTGTGGCTTCCTGCTCCAACGATTTCTTTCTTGCCAGTTGCTAATGATGTTGATGCGCCTGAGAGCATCGAAGTATTGAAAGGTCTCCTGGGTTCCATCCCAGATAATGCTTTTCAGAAAAGTCTTGTTGGAAGGGACTGGAATGTGAGTCACAGAGTTGCGTCTGTGATTGTTGGTGGCCTTAAATTGGCCGGTGTGGGATTTATTTCTAGCATCGGCGCAGTTGCTTCATCAAATATCTTGTTTGCAATGCGCAAAGCATTAAATCCGACCTTTACTACTGTCCAAAAGAACAAGCGATCCCCAATATTGAAAACAGCGCTTGTGTATTCATCATTTCTTGGTACATCTGCAAATCTGCGTTATCAG GTTATTGCAGGATTGGTAGAGCACCGGATTTCAGATCTATTTTCTGACCAAACATTACTTGTAAATATGCTTTCTTTTGTTGTTCGAACGATCAACTCCTATTGGGGAACCCAG CAATGGATCGACCTTGCACGACTTACAGGATTACAGGCTCGGAAGCGTGAGCAAGTTTctgatcttgctccagattctgcAAATCCTGCTGCCGTTGGTTGCAATACACCAGAAGATACCAATACTGACGAAATCAACAATCAATAG
- the LOC132611240 gene encoding arogenate dehydrogenase 2, chloroplastic-like isoform X2 → MFIFFSGTYVSSIVFFFPTNNFTNRHNWVWSLCAVFGQNSDETRPFYQCNFKIRLFRFVHKFGHPILQILPEECDLLCTHPMFGPESGKDGWTDLTFMYDMVRIRDQHLCSSFLQIFSTEGCKMLEMTCEEHDRLAARSQFLTHTIGRILVEMEVESTPIDTKGFQKLVQVKESSAKDSFDLFSGLFIHNRFARQQMKNLEVAIEKLQERSKELQDPIISKL, encoded by the exons ATGTTTATCTTTTTCTCTGGCACCTATGTCTCCTCCATCGTCTTCTTCTTCCCAACAAACAACTTTACGAATCGGCATAATTGGGTTTGGTCCCTTTGCGCAGTTTTTGGCCAAAACTCTGATGAAACAAGGCCATTTTATCAGTGCAACTTCAAGATCAGATTATTCAGATTTGTGCACAAATTTGGGCATCCTATTCTTCAG ATACTGCCCGAGGAGTGCGACTTGCTGTGTACGCACCCAATGTTTGGACCGGAAAGTGGGAAAGATGGATGGACAGACTTGACTTTTATGTATGACATGGTTCGAATTAGAGATCAACATCTGTGCTCCAGCTTTCTGCAAATCTTCTCAACTGAA GGTTGCAAAATGCTGGAAATGACTTGTGAAGAGCATGATAGATTGGCTGCTCGAAGTCAATTTCTCACTCACACAATTGGCAG GATCTTGGTGGAAATGGAGGTTGAATCCACGCCCATAGACACAAAGGGATTTCAGAAACTTGTTCAAGTG AAGGAGAGCTCAGCTAAAGATAGTTTTGATCTGTTCAGCGGGCTATTCATCCACAATAGGTTTGCCAGGCAACAG atgaaaaatttagaagtagcAATAGAGAAACTTCAAGAGAGATCGAAGGAGCTGCAGGATCCCATCATATCGAAGTTGTAA
- the LOC132611240 gene encoding arogenate dehydrogenase 1, chloroplastic-like isoform X1, translated as MSPPSSSSSQQTTLRIGIIGFGPFAQFLAKTLMKQGHFISATSRSDYSDLCTNLGILFFSTSILSLSRVVESIPFHCLKRPTLFIDVLSVKEHPKDVLLRILPEECDLLCTHPMFGPESGKDGWTDLTFMYDMVRIRDQHLCSSFLQIFSTEGCKMLEMTCEEHDRLAARSQFLTHTIGRILVEMEVESTPIDTKGFQKLVQVKESSAKDSFDLFSGLFIHNRFARQQMKNLEVAIEKLQERSKELQDPIISKL; from the exons ATGTCTCCTCCATCGTCTTCTTCTTCCCAACAAACAACTTTACGAATCGGCATAATTGGGTTTGGTCCCTTTGCGCAGTTTTTGGCCAAAACTCTGATGAAACAAGGCCATTTTATCAGTGCAACTTCAAGATCAGATTATTCAGATTTGTGCACAAATTTGGGCATCCTATTCTTCAG CACATCCATCCTGTCTCTATCACGAGTTGTGGAGTCCATACCATTCCATTGTCTCAAACGGCCTACACTTTTCATCGATGTGCTCTCTGTGAAAGAACACCCAAAAGATGTCCTTTTGCGA ATACTGCCCGAGGAGTGCGACTTGCTGTGTACGCACCCAATGTTTGGACCGGAAAGTGGGAAAGATGGATGGACAGACTTGACTTTTATGTATGACATGGTTCGAATTAGAGATCAACATCTGTGCTCCAGCTTTCTGCAAATCTTCTCAACTGAA GGTTGCAAAATGCTGGAAATGACTTGTGAAGAGCATGATAGATTGGCTGCTCGAAGTCAATTTCTCACTCACACAATTGGCAG GATCTTGGTGGAAATGGAGGTTGAATCCACGCCCATAGACACAAAGGGATTTCAGAAACTTGTTCAAGTG AAGGAGAGCTCAGCTAAAGATAGTTTTGATCTGTTCAGCGGGCTATTCATCCACAATAGGTTTGCCAGGCAACAG atgaaaaatttagaagtagcAATAGAGAAACTTCAAGAGAGATCGAAGGAGCTGCAGGATCCCATCATATCGAAGTTGTAA
- the LOC132611240 gene encoding arogenate dehydrogenase 1, chloroplastic-like isoform X3 — MSPPSSSSSQQTTLRIGIIGFGPFAQFLAKTLMKQGHFISATSRSDYSDLCTNLGILFFRDIGAFLESDNDIIMISTSILSLSRVVESIPFHCLKRPTLFIDVLSVKEHPKDVLLRILPEECDLLCTHPMFGPESGKDGWTDLTFMYDMVRIRDQHLCSSFLQIFSTEGCKMLEMTCEEHDRLAARSQFLTHTIGRILVEMEVESTPIDTKGFQKLVQVKESSAKDSFDLFSGLFIHNRFARQQMKNLEVAIEKLQERSKELQDPIISKL; from the exons ATGTCTCCTCCATCGTCTTCTTCTTCCCAACAAACAACTTTACGAATCGGCATAATTGGGTTTGGTCCCTTTGCGCAGTTTTTGGCCAAAACTCTGATGAAACAAGGCCATTTTATCAGTGCAACTTCAAGATCAGATTATTCAGATTTGTGCACAAATTTGGGCATCCTATTCTTCAG GGATATTGGTGCATTTCTGGAATCTGACAATGATATTATTATGATTAGCACATCCATCCTGTCTCTATCACGAGTTGTGGAGTCCATACCATTCCATTGTCTCAAACGGCCTACACTTTTCATCGATGTGCTCTCTGTGAAAGAACACCCAAAAGATGTCCTTTTGCGA ATACTGCCCGAGGAGTGCGACTTGCTGTGTACGCACCCAATGTTTGGACCGGAAAGTGGGAAAGATGGATGGACAGACTTGACTTTTATGTATGACATGGTTCGAATTAGAGATCAACATCTGTGCTCCAGCTTTCTGCAAATCTTCTCAACTGAA GGTTGCAAAATGCTGGAAATGACTTGTGAAGAGCATGATAGATTGGCTGCTCGAAGTCAATTTCTCACTCACACAATTGGCAG GATCTTGGTGGAAATGGAGGTTGAATCCACGCCCATAGACACAAAGGGATTTCAGAAACTTGTTCAAGTG AAGGAGAGCTCAGCTAAAGATAGTTTTGATCTGTTCAGCGGGCTATTCATCCACAATAGGTTTGCCAGGCAACAG atgaaaaatttagaagtagcAATAGAGAAACTTCAAGAGAGATCGAAGGAGCTGCAGGATCCCATCATATCGAAGTTGTAA